The genomic DNA CTTAAATTTAAGCAGGACAATTCACTATCTGCTCTAACTGTCATCCTAATACATACCTAATTGGCAAAAACTACAGAATAATTCCATACATACAAGTATATATGACGCAAAAGAATGATGAAATACAGCAAGCCATTAAAAGCAGACTCACCTCTGAGAACCCAGCACCAAAGCAGCAAAACCTTGCCATACGTTCGGGATTCCCtctcaaaaataaaagaaaaggggagaaaATTCAGAAGCCCCCCACAGCCACCGATGCTTCCCTCGGGACACAGGTCGACTTCGCTCACGACGGTCCTCCCTAAATCGCGCCCTTTTCATGGAATATCGCACCCTGAAATCAAGCAGCTATTCAAATTTCAGATAAAAGCAGATCCAGCAGCAGCGAAACCAGACGGAGAGTTGGACAGCAGAAGCGGAACAGAGAATTGGACGCTTGAATTTGAGAAAAAATCGGGGGAAGAAGCGCAAGGGAACAAATCAAACTTACCAATCCTGGAAGGAAGATGGGTGCGAAGGCCGGAGCTTTGAGCGGTCGAGGAAGTGAAGAAGCAGAGCTTCTCTTCGACGCTCcgtttttattaaaaaaatgttttttttcgtCGGGTTTGCGCGTCTGGACAAGAAAGTCTATGGGGAGGGCCTTTCAAGGGTCAACACTCAACGCGGAGCAGCCGGCTGGCCCACGCGCAACGAAGACCCGGTTGGTAAACCCTCCGCTTTCTACTCAGCCACTGAACGGTGGGTCCAATAAAGTGGGGCCTGTGCGTCATTGATTGCTGTGAGATGGAGGTGGGTGGGTGTGGCCTGCGGAAATGGAATTGAAGACTTCGGGGAAGCAGGTGGGGCGCCTGTTTGACTAGCTTGTCTACGGGCCGAAAACGGGCGCTTGCCCTTCCGTGGACGTGGCCCATGGACTAGGTGGGCTTTGATACACCAATTACTCTTGAAGCTCTACTCTATGGGCCACTTCCTCATTAGGCCTGCCTATTAGCAAGTTATGGGCCACGGAGGCTTTTGGCACCACACCATCAAATgccgaatttttttattttttattttagtattttgtaaaaatatatagccaaaataaattgcaaatctatacatataccgccgtttgaaacggCGGAAGCAAGGTAGCGTTAGTTGAACCGGTGGTATTACCACCTCCTCTAGGCAGTACACTTATAAAAAATCATAaataattcatatgaactcggatggagataaactttatatgaaaaattgTAGATCCCGACGAGATATACAACTTTTTAGCTCGAACTTTTTTCATTTAGTGTTATCTTTATGcttaaataatcgacacaagttttagatctaaaattcaaaaaaatttaaatttgaaactgGGCAGTATAcatttaaaaattcataactaattcatataaactcggatagagataaattttatataaaaattatagcTCTTgatgagatttacaactttgtagttcaaactattttcatttggtaCCATCTTTatactcaaataatcgacacaagttttaGAGCTctgaaaattttaattttagctctgaaacttgtgtcgattatttgagcacaaagatggcaccaaatgaaaaaagtttgaactaaaaaagttgtagatctcgacgaggtctacaattttcatataaagtttatctccatccgagtttaTATAAATTAGTTATGTATTTTTGAAAGTgtataattttcatataaagtttatctccatccaagttcatatgaattagttataattttttgaaagtgtactgcTCAGAGGAGGGAACTTACCGCCGGTTCAACTGGTGGTACCTTGCTACGGTACATCTTCTGccgtttcaaacggcggtacaggtatagatttgcaatttttttgtttggcgatatatttttgcaaaatactaaaataaaaaatataaaaaaatcccAAATGCCATACTGGTTCCACTTCCAACCAAGCAAGACTAACACTTGCAGCCCACTTATCGTCAGTTCATTAGCGCACACAAAATTTTGCCATGCAAATAGTGGAAAACTATAATTTTGCCTCGTGTTGTTTTCTGATTGCTCATCCTCACCACTATTGCTACCTCTTTTGCCTTGGTCTTTCTGATCCTGTCCTTCCTCACCTTTGCAAGATGAGAGAGAACGGCGGTGGGACGAGGGGAGCCACAAGGAAGGCGTCAGGCGGAGGCGCGTAAGGTTGAAGAAGACAGCAGTGTGCTGCGCGCGCGTGCCAAGAGAAAACAAAGTGTGTAGGCTCATGCATTTCCGCCTGGAATTTGGATTAAGTTTGGCGTGGAACTGGATTCGATAGTTTGGCCAGTTCGTGCCCATGATCCCCAAGGAAGGTCCAGCCGTCCAGCGCAGGAATATGGTGCGGCACGCTACCGGTACAGTGTACAGGGGTGTTGGCACCGTGATACGGGGCACGTCAGCTATAGGTGTAGATGAGGACCACGTCCCCATCCCCGGCGCGCGCGAGTGGCGGCCGGCGTCTCTGGCGACGCCGACCGCATCAGAGCCAACCAAGACCAGGgccgggaggcggaggggcgcaGCTAGGCTAGCTAATGCTTGCACGGACGGACGACCGAGGAGCCGGCCCGGCCGCATCACCTCTCGCCGTCATGGAAATAGCGCGGCGCcggtgccgtcgccgtcgccgtcgccgcgagCGACTTTATGCGCCCACCCACGCAAAAGCACAAAtgggcgcgcgcggggcggcgacaGCGACGCCCCCGAATGGGAATGGCATCCGCGCGCTCGCGCTCCCGGCCCGGCCCCCACCGATCCATTCCCCGCTCGAacgcacggcgcggcgcggtcgACGAGAACGCGTCGCGCACCCTGGCGGCACGCTCCTTGGTCTATGCCGCGGTGCGTGCGTGGTGGCCGATCGAGCAACGAATCGGGGGGGTTcgcggccgggccggccggggcgtgGCTGGCCTATGCTCTCTCCGGCCGGCCCTGTTTTGGAGCAGGCGCGGGATCGGCAGCGGTCAGTGCTCGGGGTGCTTCTTTTCCGGGCATGAGGTGACACTGACAGCGCCGTGGTCATGTGACAAGTTTAGATAGGTTCTCTTATCATCTACAGCGAATATATTCGTCACTAGGATCTGGATGCAACAAAAAGCAGCAAGCCATGCGTCCCTGCCGCCCGGCTCCCTTCCGTGTGTCAAAGCTGCCCCGGAGCATTTTTTTTCCCTGGATCGATCGGCTCGTCTTTCCGGTTGTATTGTAGGTCAAGCGCAAGTGCACAACactctcaaaaaagaaaagaaaaggaaatgcttGTTGGCTATTAAAGTATATAACCTGTTCATACGACCAACCAAGTGTTTTGGGCAACGTGGTTATAGATAAAAAACCAGCAAAGTGATTTGATCTCCTGATCGTGACGGACTTGTAGTACAATATACAACTTTCTTTTTTCTAGGAAACAAACACATTAAGCGCATATTTCCACCAAGTTGTAGGTCAAGCACAAGTTGCATGCGCCCAAGAAGGAAATGCTTGGTAGATATAACTTGTCCGCACGACGACCTTGTTCAACCAAGTGTTTTGGACCCTTTGATCATTGATGAAACAGACAGCCAAGCGATTTGATGTGTTTCGACATTTGATCTCCTGATTGTGACGGAGTCGTACAAGTACGCCGCAACTTACCTCATTACATGTACTCTCTCTGTAATGGAAGGAGTTTTGGTTTATCCAAAATCAAACTTCTTTTAACTATGATCCTGTTTACTAAAACAAATACACCAACATCTACAATATCAAATTAGTTTTTATGCAATCTCCCTCAAATATAATGTGATAATGCATTTAGTTGGTATTGTAGGtgttaatatatatatttttagaaCAGATCAAATTTAGCAAGTTTGTCACTAGTTTTTGATCAGAGTCAACCGTTATGGGTAAGACTCAGATAGCTGATGAAGGAGACAGAAAATGTTTGCCAGGAAGGCCACGTTGACCAGGATTTTGAAAGCCGATAGAAGACCCGGGGACCCGATCCGAAGCAAAATCGACTCCACGGTTAAGGGAAAAACGTGGAGATGTATCTTAGGTAGTTTTTAGAAGTTTCTGTAATAGCTCGTGTCGTAATCGATTAGGACTTTAGCTTGctctagggtataaatataaacccacgAGCTTTGTAATAGGAATCAATcaacatcaatacaacaaacCTTTTCGGCATCCCGCCACCAAAAACCCTTAGAGTAGAAGTAGAGTagtttcgacgagttccttTCTACACGCACGGTTGCATCGGTTTCGATCTCTGCGAGCTTATAAGTATCGTCACCCGGTCATTGtgacctctatcagaactttctaagttaagtcttatattctgatattgttgtgtggctagttatcgagttatgtTAGATTGCAAACCAACGTCCCTAGGCCTTAGTCTATACGTTGCTTGTCTTCGACAGTGCTCAAGTTATCGAGTTTGCTCGTATCCATTTAGGGGTTGTTTCTAGGTGCTTTATCGGGGTTTCCTTAGATTTGCAAGTATAAGTCCCTAAGCTTTTGTAGATACTTCTGCTTGTCCTTCGACGATGTCTCACATTTATCAAACGGCTTAGATCTGGCTAGattgtcttcatcggctcccttgccctattatcagatcgtatcggctgatagatcttgcatgcttttaatGCTTTACGTATGCCAGGTACGATAGGTCTTTACCTCTACCTCTCGAATCGCTAGCCGTCGGGCCTCTAATGTCAGTGTGCTACTATTAAGAGCCGATGCTTCGGTCGAGTCTTATCCGTATCTCACGGAGTGCGATGACATCACTGAGTCGTTAGGACTAACGGATCGAAGTCGTTGTCCTCTCACCGTGTCTTGTTTAAGTTCAATACGCGGTCATGACATCGATTAGATCTTGTTACCTTAGCTCGTTAAGCGATAGGCAAGAGGCCTGTGTTAATTGTGCTCTAGCCTTTTATGTTGTCAGATCGAGGTTGATGCCCTCTCATTCAtgttgccttgtctaagttcaatacacttatcaagtcATTAATTAAAATATGTTAATGTATCTGGCTAGCGTACGGTTGTCATCGGCTGATCCTTGTTGccatgttctaatcttttaagcTAGTAGATTGATGCCTTCACCCTCTCATCGGGCtaccttgtctaagtttaaTTACCTGGTCATGACATCGGCTAGATGTGTTGGCTTATCTGATTAATGCGTGGTCAACGGGAATCCTCTTTTATGGTTGTTGTGCTTTAATGCTTTATCGTAGTCCGTCGGCTGACATAGCCTATTGCACATGCCATAACTgtctttatttatttacaccgcatgtTTTACATAACATCTATATTGTGTGGTGTTTATTACAAGAACACCTACCTATAAGTTCGAGAGGTTTCGCCATCGATCGGCTCAAGATTTTAACGTTTACCTTGTTAATTAcataggtcaaattgactggcacgccctcGCACCTGTACGAGCTGATTTGAAGTCTGCACCGAaattaagcagatctcccaggtccgccatgttgttcaacgcagaagcctgaAGGTCAACAGACTTAGTGCAAAACTAAAATGTCTTGCATTTTGGAATCATGATAGGATTAGTCCAGCGTTACAGCATGTGACCCTTATGATAGCACAAGAAAAAGTTTGAAGTAACAAAGCAAGCTTTAAATAAAGTTTAACTTTGCATTGGATAAGAAAAAGTTtgaaccaaccaaccaacctaagaaaaatggcaaagttTTAGATGCATTACTTTGGACACAATAGATAGAAAGTTAGACACATCATTTTTTTCTATATGCTTCAAATTTCTTCCTCCAAACTTTAGGGAataccttttttttcccttgagACTTTAGCCCTCGCCTTTTATGCTACTGTATTTGCATTGTTTCAGGTCTCTTCAATTATTTTGAGACCTTATCTTGTTTCAATGAGAGCGATGGGATCGATTCCTTCATTTTTTCGGAGACTTCTTTTCATCTAGAAATCTCATAAGCTCCACTAGACCATACTAGCCATTTGATATATTGCGCTGTTTTATATTGATCGCTGCAGTTTTCTATGCTCATATCAGCATGTTTTATAACTGTTTTTTTGTGAGTGAGTCCTAAAACGTTTGGCTGTTTCTACCAAAATCAAGCCAATTTTGAGTCTAAAATTTGAGCCTACCAAAATTCTGCCAAACCATTTCATTTGTATGATAACTACCTTTTGTCATGCACCACGTTCGATCATATCCGACTTGTTGCATGCTACGTTCAGGGATATATTCATCAATCCTAGTTGGAAAACATGACATTTTTCCGGATTCTGCAAGACTTGAACTAGTTCCTGAAAAATTGCACTCTAATAATTTTCTATTAAACTTCATAATTAAAATTGGCTCTTGCTCGATTATACAGCTTAGGCTGTTTTCTCCCCTTTTTTTGGTCACACATATTGTTGTAAATTGTAATACAAATGGAGGGAATATTATATGGAGGAAGAGGGTGAGGACCAGCAAGACAAATGGACAAGGAGAAAAGTTAGATCAAATCCAGCCAACCAATCCCGATATCCACAGCCTCTTTCTCCATTGGACCAGAGCTGTCCCAACTAAAACCAGAACTCCAGAAGCACCAAATGCAAGAGCACCAACACCGAACAAAAACATAATCAAATTGCGAGCCAGAAATACAAAGAAAAATATTACTCCTACGACTCGTGCGCACACTCCTCAACTGTTCTTGGGAATCTTGGGAGGAAGAAAGTAGAGAGTTCCCTGAGCTCCTTGCCAGTTCTTGCTTCATGGTTTCTTGAGGTCCTCTCTTGACCCAAGAACTCGGGGGGTTTCTTGGATTGTCCTGCCATGTCGGTCTCGTCCTCGCCCATGTGTGGCGGAGGGGACACCGGGATGAGGATCGTGGTGTGGTTCCGGAGGGACCTCAGGGTGGAGGACAACCCGGCGCttgcggcggccgcgcgcgccggcggggaggtggTGCCGGCGTACGTGTGGTCGCCGGAGGAGGATGGCCCTTACTATCCGGGGCGAGTCTCCCGGTGGTGGATCAGCCAGAGCCTGCAGCATCTGGACGCCTCGCTCCGCCGGCTAGGGGCAGGAAAGCTCGTCACGCGGAGGTCGGacgacgccgtcgtcgcgctGCTCCAGCTCGTCCGCGACACCGGCGCCACGCACGTCTACTTCAATCATCTCTACGGTTTGTTCCTCTCTAGCTCAGTTTCTTCTAAGCAAAGTTCTTTTTATATTGTTATTGGTGGACGGTCGTATCCAGGATTCCACTTGGTATGTTCATGCTTCAAGATTGACTTTGAATTTGGCTCGACTTAGATGAAACAAAGCAAGTttactttctttctttctttttttttcatctgaTTTGCTCCATGTTGAGCGGATCTGCCACATCACTCTAACAATAGATTATTAAAGTAGTGCTTGATTTTTTTAAGGGACGGCAAGAGTTTTGCCGCGAATTTTTTTAGACGAATATAGTAGTATTAACGTATCTAGTAGCATACCATCAGAATCCACGTGTCAACTGCTTCACAATTTAACAACTTTGAACCCTGGTCTCAAGTCTTGAATCTTGACACACCTCCACATGTCAAATGAGACGACTCACCTCGAGtcttaggaggactaaacatgagctaattataaaaccaattgcatagatggaggctaatttgcgagacgaatctattaagcctaattagtccatgatttgacaatgtggtgctacagtaaatatgtgttaatcatgaattaattaggtttaatagattcgtctcgcgaattagcctccatctgtgcaattggttttgtaattagtctatgtttaatacttctaattagtatctaaacatttaatgtggcagaaactaaactttagtccgtggaaccaaacacccgcTAAATTCCCAGCATTTCACCGTCTCCTTCCTTAATCCAAAAGTTCTTTGCATCCCCAACTAACAATCCGAATGAGGTATAGGTATATGCCCAATTCCATATATAGTAGTAGGAGTACTTTAGTTTTCAATCCATTAATTGCTTGTTCTGGAACCAAGGGATCTTTGCTTTAAACCTTTGAGACCACCACATCTAGCTCAATAACTGTGTCACCATCTTTTCAGACCCGATCTCACTGGTCAGGGACCACCGGCTGAAGGAGATGCTGACGGCTGAGGGCATCGTTGTGCAATCTTTCAATGCAGATCTGCTGTATGAGCCATGGGAAGTTGTCGATGATGAAGGGCAACCATTCACCATGTTTGCCCCGTTCTGGAACAGGTGCCTAAGCATGCCGTATGATCCCCCCGCGCCACTTCTGCCCCCAAAGAAGATCAATTCAGGTGCTTGGAGAACAATCATTCAAAATTTTTAGCTTCTACTTGTTCAGAATAATTTACTAATCCCAGATGTTATGGACTTCCGGTGCATCATGCTCTGTATACTTTGCAACAAGAATCCACACAATCGACGCTCAATTAAAATACTGCAATATCTATGCTTGTCTTCAGGGAATAATGTACCATAACTGCCCCCTGTCCGCTTACTAGTAATCATTTATTGCTGGTTAAGCATAGTATCATAAGCATTCTGAAGCAAGTTGACATTGGAATTCTTCAGTTGATTGGCTGAAATTTTGACAGGTGACTTAACAATGTGCCCATCGGATGATCTTATCTTTGAGGATGAGTCAGAGAGGGGAAGCAATGCTCTTCTGGCCCGAGCATGGACACCAGGATGGCAGAATGCAGACAAGGCCCTAACGGCCTTCCTCAACGGTCCACTGGCTGACTATTCAGTGAACCGCAAGAAGGCTGATAGTGCGAGCACATCCCTACTGTCACCTCACCTTCATTTCGGTGAGCTTAGCGTGCGCAAGGTCTTCCATCTAGTTCGTATGAAGCAGCTTGTGTGGAGCAACGACGGCAACCACGCTGCTGAGGAGAGCTGCACCCTGTTTCTCGGTTCCATTGGCCTGCGGGAGTACTCCCGGTATCTGAGCTTCAACCATCCAAGCAGCCATGAGAGGCCCCTCTTGGCACACCTCAGGTTTTTCCCCTGGGTGGTCAATGAGTGCTActtcaagatttggaggcaGGGAAGGACTGGGTACCCGCTTGTTGATGCTGGCATGAGGGAACTGTGGGCGACAGGGTGGTTGCATGACCGGATACGTGTGGTGGTGTCAAGCTTCTTTGTCAAGGTCCTTCAACTTCCATGGCGATGGGGTATGAAGTACTTTTGGGACACTTTACTGGATGCTGATCTTGAGAGTGATGCACTGGGCTGGCAGTACATCACTGGCTCTCTTCCTGATGGCCGAGAGCTTGACCGCATTGACAACCCTCAGGTTCGTGAAACTTTTAAATTCTGAATAGATTAGGTTATTAAGTGATGGAAACTAGAACTGAATACTGATTCACTGTCATGGCAATCCAAATCTTTAATTCCAGTTTGAAGGCTACAAGTTCGACCCACATGGGGAGTATGTGCGACGGTGGATTCCGGAGCTTGCAAGGCTGCCGACAGAATGGATACATCACCCATGGGATGCACCTGTTTCCGTGCTGCAAGCTGCAGGAATTGAGTTGGGCTCCAACTATCCTCTCCCCATAATTGAGCTAGACGCAGCCAAAGCCAGGCTGCAAGAAGCCCTGTCAGAAATGTGGCAGCTGGAGGCCGCATCAAGGGCCACAATGAACAATGGAATGGAGGAAGGCCTCGGAGACTCCTCAGAGGTTCCACCGATTGAGTTTCCTCGAGAATTACATATGGAAATCGATCGGCAGCCAGCCCAGGCAACGGCCAATGTGCCGACTACTGCTCGGAGGCGTCAGGATCAGATGGTGCCTACCATGACGTCTTCACTGAACAGAGCTGAAACAGCGGTTTCTGCCGACCTGGGGAACAGTGAGGATACTAGAGCACAGGTTCCGTTTCATGCACATATCGAACCTCGAGTTCAAAGGGAAGATGCAAATGCAATCCAAAATGCAGAAGGCCCTGCTCTTAGAATCCATGGTGTTCACCAGCCAAACTTCTTTCAGCAACCTCAGCATCGTAGGCGAGAAGCTGTTGCGCCATCGGTGTCCGAGGCGTCAAGTAGCTGGACCGGAAGAGAAGGCGCTGTAGTCCCAGTTTGGTCACCTCCTGCTGCATCAGGCCATTCAGAAACTTTTGCTGC from Setaria italica strain Yugu1 chromosome VII, Setaria_italica_v2.0, whole genome shotgun sequence includes the following:
- the LOC101759255 gene encoding cryptochrome-1 isoform X2, with the protein product MSVSSSPMCGGGDTGMRIVVWFRRDLRVEDNPALAAAARAGGEVVPAYVWSPEEDGPYYPGRVSRWWISQSLQHLDASLRRLGAGKLVTRRSDDAVVALLQLVRDTGATHVYFNHLYDPISLVRDHRLKEMLTAEGIVVQSFNADLLYEPWEVVDDEGQPFTMFAPFWNRCLSMPYDPPAPLLPPKKINSGDLTMCPSDDLIFEDESERGSNALLARAWTPGWQNADKALTAFLNGPLADYSVNRKKADSASTSLLSPHLHFGELSVRKVFHLVRMKQLVWSNDGNHAAEESCTLFLGSIGLREYSRYLSFNHPSSHERPLLAHLRFFPWVVNECYFKIWRQGRTGYPLVDAGMRELWATGWLHDRIRVVVSSFFVKVLQLPWRWGMKYFWDTLLDADLESDALGWQYITGSLPDGRELDRIDNPQFEGYKFDPHGEYVRRWIPELARLPTEWIHHPWDAPVSVLQAAGIELGSNYPLPIIELDAAKARLQEALSEMWQLEAASRATMNNGMEEGLGDSSEVPPIEFPRELHMEIDRQPAQATANVPTTARRRQDQMVPTMTSSLNRAETAVSADLGNSEDTRAQVPFHAHIEPRVQREDANAIQNAEGPALRIHGVHQPNFFQQPQHRRREAVAPSVSEASSSWTGREGAVVPVWSPPAASGHSETFAADEADVSSRSYXXXAPQSHRLMNWSQLPQSLTTGWELENSVQPNLIG
- the LOC101759255 gene encoding cryptochrome-1 isoform X1 — protein: MSVSSSPMCGGGDTGMRIVVWFRRDLRVEDNPALAAAARAGGEVVPAYVWSPEEDGPYYPGRVSRWWISQSLQHLDASLRRLGAGKLVTRRSDDAVVALLQLVRDTGATHVYFNHLYDPISLVRDHRLKEMLTAEGIVVQSFNADLLYEPWEVVDDEGQPFTMFAPFWNRCLSMPYDPPAPLLPPKKINSGDLTMCPSDDLIFEDESERGSNALLARAWTPGWQNADKALTAFLNGPLADYSVNRKKADSASTSLLSPHLHFGELSVRKVFHLVRMKQLVWSNDGNHAAEESCTLFLGSIGLREYSRYLSFNHPSSHERPLLAHLRFFPWVVNECYFKIWRQGRTGYPLVDAGMRELWATGWLHDRIRVVVSSFFVKVLQLPWRWGMKYFWDTLLDADLESDALGWQYITGSLPDGRELDRIDNPQFEGYKFDPHGEYVRRWIPELARLPTEWIHHPWDAPVSVLQAAGIELGSNYPLPIIELDAAKARLQEALSEMWQLEAASRATMNNGMEEGLGDSSEVPPIEFPRELHMEIDRQPAQATANVPTTARRRQDQMVPTMTSSLNRAETAVSADLGNSEDTRAQVPFHAHIEPRVQREDANAIQNAEGPALRIHGVHQPNFFQQPQHRRREAVAPSVSEASSSWTGREGAVVPVWSPPAASGHSETFAADEADVSSRSYWIGIHSRTG